A genomic window from Acetobacter sp. includes:
- a CDS encoding ubiquinol-cytochrome c reductase iron-sulfur subunit — MQSETSSPLSRRQLAAGAASLCCLASLPSHARGHAPSLAVGDFLMPAQGKDSALLTESQIRNGDTAIMCWPVSAQTHQPRMETPYNRLWVVRTQAGFRGYSVICQHAGCLVSDWDSKTHRLTCPCHGSVYDVEHDGAVVGGPAPLPLPFAAIAVVDGHLRLAGGFSAKVGGHASRAD; from the coding sequence ATGCAATCAGAGACCTCCTCTCCCCTTTCCAGAAGACAGCTCGCAGCCGGTGCGGCCAGTTTGTGCTGTCTGGCCTCTCTTCCTTCCCATGCTCGTGGCCATGCTCCTTCCCTCGCCGTCGGCGACTTTCTCATGCCTGCACAAGGAAAGGACAGCGCTCTCCTGACTGAAAGCCAGATCAGAAACGGCGACACCGCCATCATGTGCTGGCCGGTTTCCGCGCAGACACACCAGCCTCGCATGGAAACACCGTACAACCGCCTTTGGGTGGTGCGAACACAAGCAGGCTTCCGGGGTTATTCCGTCATCTGCCAGCATGCCGGATGCCTTGTGTCCGACTGGGACAGCAAAACCCATCGCCTGACCTGCCCCTGTCATGGATCGGTCTATGATGTGGAACATGACGGCGCGGTTGTCGGCGGGCCTGCGCCTCTCCCTCTTCCATTCGCAGCGATCGCGGTTGTGGACGGCCATCTGCGACTGGCAGGTGGTTTCTCAGCAAAGGTGGGAGGACATGCAAGCCGGGCCGACTGA
- a CDS encoding L,D-transpeptidase: protein MRVWTTTLALTLVASVACSSPASCQSPGVAPGTPPEAVPLPAPQPTVDDPSPPVVIPPLPSLDDTEARAEAKKLVVALHKEVPGLLPLSDAQKLHWIKLGQEMIARSDFRITRAQVIVVVDRNVKVQKLALVLALPDSADWQVLGSVKVSTGNTGRKYYYITPTGVFPNTADRLGYRAEGTKNENGIRGIGAKGMRVWDFGWHNAVKGWLASGETGDIRLEMHATDPDFLESRLGHPASEGCVRIPAAFNVFMDRHGLLDVEYEQAASYDGRFKALLRKDRVPSPIAGEALVVVDSGAKPTAPVPLTTAQKS, encoded by the coding sequence ATGAGGGTTTGGACGACAACGCTGGCACTGACACTTGTGGCTTCTGTTGCGTGTTCCTCGCCTGCCTCCTGTCAATCTCCCGGTGTTGCGCCGGGTACGCCGCCTGAGGCCGTTCCTCTTCCGGCACCGCAACCGACCGTAGATGATCCTAGCCCGCCTGTGGTGATCCCGCCTTTGCCGTCTCTTGATGATACCGAGGCGCGTGCTGAAGCAAAGAAGCTTGTCGTTGCCCTGCACAAGGAAGTGCCCGGTCTTCTGCCGCTCAGTGATGCCCAGAAACTGCATTGGATCAAGCTGGGACAGGAAATGATCGCCCGTTCAGACTTCCGTATCACACGGGCGCAGGTGATTGTCGTTGTCGATCGTAACGTCAAAGTCCAGAAACTGGCCCTTGTGCTGGCGCTTCCCGACAGCGCCGACTGGCAGGTTCTGGGCAGTGTAAAGGTCTCGACCGGCAATACAGGCCGCAAATACTACTACATCACGCCGACTGGCGTGTTTCCGAATACGGCGGATCGTCTGGGCTATCGGGCCGAAGGCACAAAGAACGAGAACGGTATTCGCGGTATTGGCGCAAAAGGAATGCGGGTCTGGGACTTCGGCTGGCATAACGCCGTCAAGGGGTGGCTGGCCTCAGGTGAAACCGGTGATATCCGTCTTGAGATGCACGCTACCGACCCTGATTTTCTGGAAAGCCGCCTTGGTCATCCAGCGTCCGAAGGCTGCGTGCGTATTCCCGCCGCCTTCAATGTGTTCATGGACCGTCACGGTCTTCTGGATGTCGAGTATGAACAGGCCGCCAGTTACGATGGCCGTTTCAAGGCGCTTCTGAGGAAAGACCGGGTGCCGTCACCCATCGCGGGTGAGGCGCTGGTGGTGGTGGATTCAGGAGCGAAGCCGACTGCTCCTGTGCCTTTGACGACGGCGCAGAAGTCGTGA
- a CDS encoding DUF2322 family protein: protein MPEKTIQPTAVFKENLQKLPSIEGVQRIDLINGDGTVVATIENQPGKQGSLALYQYLDQVFGMLDKAAAEHGLAVFGEHTLDARARPGAHPNIDRLLGIVAGEAPLRIDIVAA from the coding sequence GTGCCAGAGAAGACAATTCAGCCGACGGCGGTTTTCAAGGAAAACCTTCAGAAACTGCCCTCAATCGAAGGCGTGCAGCGTATTGACCTGATCAATGGCGACGGGACGGTGGTCGCCACCATTGAAAATCAGCCGGGCAAGCAGGGATCTCTGGCCCTTTACCAGTATCTCGATCAGGTTTTCGGCATGCTGGACAAGGCAGCCGCCGAGCATGGTCTGGCCGTGTTCGGTGAACACACTCTGGACGCCCGCGCTCGTCCCGGAGCGCACCCGAATATTGACCGGTTGCTCGGCATCGTCGCGGGCGAAGCGCCACTCAGGATCGACATCGTTGCGGCATAA
- a CDS encoding lysozyme inhibitor LprI family protein encodes MRIIWLAAMGAIVLPQQVSAASFNCASASAPKDKFICQTPELSAIDDQLAHVYKQKLESLSPYGADLLRKSERNWLRYVEIVCPITPPSENNSRADQVNCLKQVYQDRLHGLDAVARKIGPFLFNQIDSFAAEPYSSWDNVPKLYVQHLSYPQIDGPKSANTITWNKIFDKGQVCTDTECDGDKDISYDVSYVNDHVISVAWSDYTYSDGAAHGFFSSGSDNRVWDQGLRELTPADVFATGWQAKLQQLFWDALLKKSWKPSDDKVKRAVLATVIEPKKWSFTNDGLSVSFGAYEAGCYACNPGTTTVRWSNLRPLLTESSLLP; translated from the coding sequence ATGCGTATTATATGGCTGGCAGCAATGGGAGCAATTGTGTTACCTCAGCAGGTGTCAGCTGCGAGCTTCAATTGCGCTTCAGCCTCTGCACCAAAAGATAAATTTATCTGCCAGACACCAGAATTGTCCGCAATCGATGATCAGCTTGCTCATGTTTACAAGCAGAAATTAGAGAGTTTAAGCCCTTATGGTGCGGATTTACTACGGAAATCCGAACGAAACTGGTTGCGATATGTAGAGATCGTTTGTCCGATTACTCCCCCTTCAGAAAACAACTCTCGTGCAGATCAGGTCAATTGTCTAAAGCAGGTCTATCAGGACCGATTGCACGGCCTTGATGCAGTCGCAAGAAAAATCGGGCCTTTCCTGTTCAACCAGATCGATTCATTCGCTGCAGAGCCATATAGTAGCTGGGACAATGTTCCGAAATTATACGTCCAACATCTCTCTTATCCTCAAATTGACGGCCCAAAATCGGCCAATACAATCACTTGGAACAAGATTTTCGACAAAGGCCAAGTCTGCACAGATACCGAATGTGATGGTGACAAAGATATTAGTTATGACGTCAGTTATGTGAATGATCACGTCATAAGTGTTGCATGGTCTGATTACACGTACTCCGACGGTGCTGCGCACGGCTTTTTCTCGTCTGGAAGTGACAATCGCGTTTGGGACCAAGGCTTGCGAGAGTTGACTCCGGCTGACGTTTTCGCAACTGGATGGCAAGCAAAATTACAGCAGCTTTTTTGGGATGCCTTGCTCAAAAAAAGCTGGAAGCCGAGCGACGATAAAGTAAAGCGCGCGGTTTTGGCTACAGTGATTGAACCGAAGAAATGGTCATTCACAAATGATGGTTTGAGTGTATCATTTGGTGCTTATGAAGCCGGGTGTTACGCGTGCAATCCCGGCACTACAACAGTACGCTGGAGCAATCTGAGACCGCTTCTCACTGAGAGTTCTTTGTTGCCTTAG
- a CDS encoding 2-isopropylmalate synthase, whose translation MTFDHPSFGRVTDDRVFIFDTTLRDGEQSPGFSMNLEEKLRMAAALADLGVDVIEAGFPVASKGDFQSVAEIARVVKSSVVCALARSGGKNDIQAAGDAIRHAERGRIHNFISTSPLHMKYKLRMEPETVLEIITTGNKAARNLTNDVEWSAEDGSRTEPDFLCRCVEAAIKAGATTINIPDTVGYATPEDMERIFSMLKERVPGADQVIFSAHNHNDLGLGVANTLASLRGGARQIECTINGIGERAGNAALEEIVMAIRTRHDQYPYTNRIETTKLLKLSKMLSTTTGFDVQPNKAIVGRNAFAHESGIHQDGVLKNAATYEIMTPESVGWSKTSLVLGKHSGRAAFRDKLVALGYTVSDEKMNEAFQRFKDLADSKKVVYDEDIIALVDDEVRDHARIRFLSLDVSSGSQRAAEATLVLEIDGEAVETTANGNGPVDAAFNAIRSAFPHDARLALFSVGAVTEGTDAQARTTVRLEEDGKMVDGQGADADTVVSAVRSYIHALNKLLVKRTRSEPESLLAE comes from the coding sequence ATGACCTTCGACCATCCTTCCTTCGGCCGCGTCACCGACGACCGCGTTTTCATCTTCGACACAACGCTGCGTGACGGCGAACAGTCGCCCGGCTTCTCCATGAATCTGGAAGAAAAACTGCGGATGGCCGCAGCACTGGCCGATCTCGGCGTCGATGTGATCGAGGCAGGTTTCCCTGTCGCCTCCAAGGGGGACTTCCAGTCCGTCGCCGAAATCGCCCGCGTCGTGAAGAGTTCGGTTGTCTGCGCTCTGGCCCGTTCCGGCGGCAAGAACGACATTCAGGCAGCAGGCGACGCCATCCGGCACGCCGAACGCGGCCGTATCCACAACTTCATCTCCACCTCCCCGCTGCACATGAAATACAAGCTGCGGATGGAGCCGGAGACGGTTCTGGAAATCATCACCACCGGCAACAAAGCCGCCCGCAACCTGACGAATGACGTGGAATGGTCGGCGGAAGACGGCTCCCGCACCGAGCCGGATTTCCTGTGTCGCTGCGTTGAAGCCGCGATCAAGGCCGGCGCTACGACCATCAACATCCCCGACACGGTCGGTTACGCTACGCCAGAGGATATGGAGCGCATTTTCTCCATGCTGAAGGAGCGTGTGCCGGGTGCGGATCAGGTGATCTTCTCGGCGCATAATCATAACGATCTGGGACTGGGCGTCGCCAACACGCTGGCTTCCCTGCGCGGTGGCGCACGCCAGATCGAATGCACGATCAATGGCATCGGCGAACGCGCGGGCAACGCGGCGCTGGAAGAGATCGTCATGGCGATCCGCACCCGTCACGACCAGTATCCCTACACCAACCGCATCGAGACGACGAAGCTGCTGAAGCTGTCAAAGATGCTGTCCACGACAACAGGCTTTGACGTTCAGCCGAACAAGGCCATCGTCGGACGCAACGCCTTCGCGCATGAAAGCGGCATCCATCAGGATGGCGTGCTGAAGAACGCCGCAACCTACGAGATCATGACGCCGGAAAGCGTCGGCTGGTCCAAGACCTCGCTGGTGCTGGGCAAGCATTCCGGTCGCGCGGCGTTCCGCGACAAGCTGGTGGCGCTGGGCTACACGGTCAGCGACGAAAAGATGAACGAGGCGTTCCAGCGCTTCAAGGATCTGGCTGACAGCAAGAAGGTTGTCTACGACGAGGACATCATCGCGCTGGTTGACGATGAAGTCCGCGATCATGCCCGCATCCGTTTCCTGTCACTGGATGTGTCCTCCGGCTCACAGCGCGCCGCCGAAGCCACTCTGGTTCTGGAAATCGACGGCGAGGCTGTGGAAACGACGGCCAACGGCAACGGTCCGGTCGATGCGGCCTTCAACGCCATCCGCAGCGCCTTCCCGCACGATGCGCGTCTGGCCCTGTTCTCCGTCGGCGCTGTCACGGAAGGCACGGATGCGCAGGCCCGCACAACCGTCCGTCTGGAGGAAGACGGCAAGATGGTCGATGGTCAGGGGGCTGACGCTGACACGGTTGTTTCCGCTGTCCGTTCCTACATCCACGCTCTGAACAAGCTGCTGGTCAAGCGGACCAGAAGCGAGCCGGAATCCTTGCTGGCTGAGTAA